The following proteins come from a genomic window of Astatotilapia calliptera chromosome 11, fAstCal1.2, whole genome shotgun sequence:
- the LOC113032013 gene encoding uncharacterized protein LOC113032013 yields MYSCINCGFHPPVVVMDLHRKGVFKLAVSDLKAPEDFNGEHDIEGFWNSIHLEMISRGFFPSGVKNPFSVPPSYTHWAPWIGSETRTSDIVLNTEFKKVGTSSSHEAKLSSVTEDRLLDELAKQKVGVVRKLCKACNIDSKGSRFDLITRLREKMKSRQTYDKVFQSIWGASGGWSVILCPHGIVYSVKFNLRAESPRDFADLLLSWKHMPNVCVYDFARGLAAHTNLRVPDKLPFHPHEGRLAEPTDGNVKAAQDGSLKVNLPWLHERMDSVNENPHPVTGSSDHYVL; encoded by the exons ATGTACTCCTGCATAAACTGTGGGTTTCACCCCCCTGTGGTAGTTATGGACTTACACAGAAAAGGGGTGTTCAAGTTAGCAG TGAGTGACCTCAAAGCCCCGGAAGACTTCAATGGTGAACATGACATTGAAGGTTTTTGGAACTCTATTCACCTGGAAATGATAAGCCGTGGGTTTTTTCCAA GCGGTGTGAAGAATCCATTTTCCGTTCCACCAAGTTACACACACTGGGCACCATGGATCGGGAGTGAAACTCGAACAAGTGACATTGTGCTTAACACAGAGTTTAAAAAAGTAGGAACAAGCTCTTCACATGAAGCAAAGCTTAGCAGTGTCACAGAAGACCGTCTGTTGGATGAACTCGCCAAACAAAAG GTTGGAGTGGTAAGAAAATTGTGTAAAGCATGCAACATCGACTCCAAAGGCTCCCGCTTTGATCTCATCACCAGACTGAGGGAGAAGATGAAGAGCAGGCAGACATATGATAAGGTCTTTCAAAGCATATGGGGTGCCTCTG GAGGATGGTCTGTAATACTATGTCCACATGGCATTGTATACAGTGTTAAATTTAATCTTCGTGCTGAAAGTCCCCGGGATTTTGCTGACCTTCTCCTGTCCTGGAAGCACATGCCAAACGTCTGTGTTTACGATTTTGCGAGGGGTTTGGCAGCACACACCAATTTGCGGGTTCCTGATAAACTGCCATTTCATCCACATGAAGGTCGACTGGCTGAGCCCACTGACGGAAATGTCAAGGCTGCACAGGATGGAAGCCTGAAAGTGAATCTTCCATGGCTACATGAAAGGATGGATAGTGTAAATGAAAATCCTCATCCTGTCACTGGATCATCTGACCATTATGTCCTGTAG